ATGGCCTCCTCGCCGACGTAGGAATGCGCCGTGCCCCGCACGTGGCCGCCCTTGAAAAGCTCGGCCGTGCGCTCGTCGAAGCGCCGGATGCGCACCATGGTGCGATAGAGACTCTCGAGAAATCCGTTGCTCAGCTCGGCAACGGCGTCGCTCTTGCTGCTGGCCATGATGCCCCTCTCCCGGCTTTGCTGCTTACCCAAGTCCGACAGCATAGCCTGTACCGCCCTCGGGAACGAAGTGCCAAGCGAGGTGCATGGGCGTATCATGGGGACGGAGGCAGCAGCATGAAAAAACTGATCATCGAGGCCCGGGTCAACGAATACGCCAGCCGCGAGGGCAACGCCCACGTGCCCTGGCTGCCCCCCGAGATCGCCGCCGACGCCGTCGAATGCGGCCAGGCCGGCGCCTCGATCATCCATTTCCACGGCCGCGCCGCCGACGGCCAACCCGACCACGAATTCGAGGCCTACCGCGACACCATCCTCGAGATCCGGGCCGGCAGCGACATCATGGTGCACCCGACGCTGGGTTATGTAACGCTGGACGAGCCGGCCGAGCAGCGCCTCGACAACGTCATGCGGCTGGCAACCGACCCCGCCACCAAGCCCGAGTTCGCGCCCATGGACATGGGCAGCGTCAACGTCGACTGGTACGACCCGGTGGCCAAGGAATTCACCACCAAGGGACTGATCTACCAAAACGCCACCGACACCCTGGAATACTTCGCCCGCAACATCCGGGCCCAGGGCATAAACCCCTATCTGGTGTGCTGGAACATCAGTTTCACGCGCCAGATGACCGCCTTCATGGACATGGGCTTGATCGCCGAACCGGCATTCTGTTTGTTCCTGTTAAGCGACGACATCATGCTGGCGGGCCATCCCGGCACGCCCGACGGCCTGGAAGCCCACACCCGTTTCCTGCCGCCCCACAAGCGGGTGGAGTGGTCGGTATGCAACTACAATGGCGACCTATTGCGCCTGAGCGAAAGCATCATCACCTCGGGCGGC
This window of the Alphaproteobacteria bacterium genome carries:
- a CDS encoding 3-keto-5-aminohexanoate cleavage protein translates to MKKLIIEARVNEYASREGNAHVPWLPPEIAADAVECGQAGASIIHFHGRAADGQPDHEFEAYRDTILEIRAGSDIMVHPTLGYVTLDEPAEQRLDNVMRLATDPATKPEFAPMDMGSVNVDWYDPVAKEFTTKGLIYQNATDTLEYFARNIRAQGINPYLVCWNISFTRQMTAFMDMGLIAEPAFCLFLLSDDIMLAGHPGTPDGLEAHTRFLPPHKRVEWSVCNYNGDLLRLSESIITSGGHISIGLGDYPYTEHGAPSNAELVRRIAEQARSLGREVADVAETRAMLGLAGGRG